In the genome of Salmo trutta chromosome 18, fSalTru1.1, whole genome shotgun sequence, one region contains:
- the tacr2 gene encoding substance-K receptor: protein MDTTSKPLNLSTTIYFQDYGNETTINRFEQPDWQVALWAIAYSLIVIVSVTGNVTVIWIILAHKRMRTVTNYFIVNLAFSDVSMATFNTVFNFVYAIHNDWYFGLGYCRFQNFYPITAMFSSIYSMAAIAVDRYMAIIYPLKPRLSSTSTKIVIGLIWAVAFSLAFPQCYYSVTQHYPPRTICMVNWPDDYGGKHHLTYQIAMIILIYLLPLLVMLITYSLIGQTLWGSEIPGEASDHYQNQIQAKRKVVKMMIVVVMTFALCWLPYHIYFILGSFNKEIYMQTYIQQVYLAIFWLAMSSTIYNPIIYCCLNQRFRSGFRHAFSWLPFIKVSEEDKMELQHTQTFRMTRSCRNENTKGNVVRHNSTQHDDHTTVKLMKC from the exons ATGGATACAACTTCGAAGCCGCTCAACCTCTCAACGACCATATATTTTCAGGATTATGGAAACGAGACGACCATCAATCGTTTTGAACAGCCGGATTGGCAAGTGGCACTGTGGGCAATTGCTTATTCACTGATAGTGATTGTGTCTGTCACAGGAAATGTCACTGTAATTTGGATAATTTTGGCGCACAAAAGAATGAGGACAGTGACTAACTATTTTATAGTAAATCTTGCATTCTCGGACGTTTCGATGGCTACTTTTAACACGGTCTTCAATTTCGTTTATGCTATACACAACGACTGGTACTTCGGGTTGGGATACTGTAGGTTTCAGAACTTCTATCCCATCACAGCCATGTTTTCAAGCATTTATTCTATGGCAGCTATAGCGGTTGACAG ATACATGGCCATAATTTACCCTTTGAAACCAAGGCTGTCCTCCACATCCACCAAGATTGTGATTGGTCTCATCTGGGCGGTGGCATTCTCCCTGGCTTTCCCCCAGTGCTACTACTCTGTCACCCAGCATTATCCACCCCGGACCATCTGCATGGTCAACTGGCCTGATGACTATGGTGGAAAACACCATCTCAC ATACCAGATAGCTATGATCATACTGATCTACCTGCTCCCCCTGCTGGTGATGTTGATCACCTACAGCCTTATTGGCCAGACACTGTGGGGCAGTGAGATACCAGGGGAGGCCTCAGATCACTACCAGAATCAGATCCAGGCCAAACGCAAG GTGGTGaagatgatgatagtggtggtgatgacCTTTGCCCTGTGCTGGCTGCCCTACCACATCTACTTCATCCTGGGCAGCTTCAACAAGGAAATCTACATGCAGACGTACATCCAGCAGGTATACCTGGCCATCTTCTGGCTGGCCATGAGCTCCACCATATACAACCCCATCATCTACTGCTGCCTCAACCAAAG ATTCCGCTCGGGGTTCCGTCACGCTTTCAGCTGGTTGCCCTTCATAAAGGTGTCGGAGGAGGACAAGATGGAATTGCAGCACACACAGACCTTCAGGATGACACGCAGCTGTCGCAATGAGAACACCAAGGGCAATGTGGTTCGCCACAACTCCACCCAACATGATGACCACACCACAGTCAAGCTCATGAAATGCTAA
- the hk1 gene encoding hexokinase-1, giving the protein MIAAQLLAYYFTELKDDKVKKIDKYLYAMRFSDETLMDIMKRFRRELGNGLGRDTNHTATVKMLPTFVRSIPDGSEKGDFIALDLGGSAFRILRVKVSHEKKQTVQMESQIYDTPEDIIHGSGARLFDHVAECLGDFMEKQNIKDKKLSVGFTFSFPCAQTKLNESYLLTWTKRFKASGVEGMDVVTLLNKAIKKHGDYDADIMAVVNDTVGTMMTCGFDDQRCEVGIIIGTGTNACYMEELRHIDLVEGDEGRMCINTEWGAFGDDGMLEDIRTEFDREIDRGSLNPGKQLFEKMVSGMYMGELVRLILVKMAKEGFLFEGRITPELLTKGKFETKHVSSIEKSKEGLTKAKDILGRLGVEPSADDCIAVQHVCTIVSHRSANLIAATLGGILSRLKDNKGNPRLRTTVGIDGSLYKMHPQYARRLHKTVRRLVPESDVRFLLSESGSSKGAAMVTAVAYRLADQRRQITETLAEFRLTSDQLLEVKKRMRTEIQNGLGKKTHDSATVKMWPTYVLSTPDGSENGDFLALDLGGTNFRVLLVKIRSGKRRTVEMHNKIYAIPMEVMQGTGEELFDHIVQCISDFLDYMGMKNTRLPLGFTFSFPCRQTSLDVGILVTWTKGFKATDCEGEDVVGLLREGIKRREEFDLDVVAVVNDTVGTMMTCAYEEPTCEVGLIAGTGSNACYMEEMRNIEMVEGDVGRMCVNMEWGAFGDNGCLDDIRTEYDRAVDDFSLNPGKQRYEKMCSGMYLGEIVRNILIDLTKRGFLFRGQISETLKTRGIFETKFLSQIESDRLALLQVRSILQQLGLDSTCDDSIIVKEVCGTVSHRAAQLCGAGMAAVVDKIRENRGLNQMNITVGVDGTLYKLHPHFSGIMHQTVKELAPKCNVNFLLSEDGSGKGAALITAVGCRMREQEEQKS; this is encoded by the exons AGAAGGGGGACTTCATTGCTCTGGATCTGGGAGGCTCGGCCTTCCGCATCCTGCGAGTGAAGGTGTCCCATGAGAAGAAGCAGACGGTTCAGATGGAGAGCCAGATCTATGACACTCCAGAGGACATCATCCATGGCAGTGGCGCTCGG CTGTTTGACCATGTTGCAGAGTGCCTGGGTGACTTCATGGAGAAGCAGAATATCAAGGATAAGAAGCTTTCTGTCGGCTTCACCTTCTCCTTCCCCTGTGCACAAACCAAACTGAATGAG AGTTATTTGCTCACTTGGACAAAACGCTTTAAAGCCAGTGGAGTTGAGGGAATGGACGTTGTGACTCTTCTGAACAAGGCCATCAAAAAACATGGG GACTATGACGCAGACATCATGGCAGTGGTCAATGACACAGTTGGAACCATGATGACCTGTGGCTTTGATGACCAGCGTTGTGAAGTTGGTATCATCATAG GCACAGGTACTAATGCTTGTTACATGGAGGAGCTAAGGCACATTGACCTGGTGGAGGGAGATGAGGGCAGAATGTGTATCAACACAGAGTGGGGAGCCTTTGGGGACGATGGAATGCTGGAGGACATTCGCACAGAGTTCGACAGAGAAATTGACAGGGGCTCTCTAAACCCAGGGAAACAGCT GTTTGAGAAGATGGTCAGTGGGATGTACATGGGCGAACTTGTGCGACTCATCCTGGTCAAGATGGCCAAAGAGGGATTTTTGTTTGAGGGTCGGATAACGCCTGAACTTCTTACCAAAGGGAAATTTGAAACCAAACACGTTTCTTCCATTGAAAA GAGTAAAGAAGGCCTCACTAAAGCCAAGGATATCCTAGGTCGGCTGGGCGTGGAACCATCCGCAGATGACTGCATTGCTGTGCAGCACGTATGCACCATAGTCTCCCACAGATCAGCCAACCTCATCGCTGCCACTCTGGGCGGCATCCTCTCcaggctaaaggacaacaaagggAACCCTCGCCTACGCACCACTGTGGGCATCGACGGCTCTCTCTACAAGATGCACCCGCA ATATGCCCGGCGTCTCCACAAAACAGTCCGCCGTCTAGTTCCTGAGTCAGATGTCCGCTTCCTGCTTTCAGAGAGTGGGAGCTCCAAGGGCGCTGCCATGGTGACCGCCGTGGCCTACCGGCTGGCTGACCAGCGTCGTCAGATCACAGAGACCCTGGCTGAGTTCAGACTGACCAGTGACCAGCTGCTGGAGgtgaagaagaggatgaggacGGAGATCCAGAATGGCCTGGGGAAAAAGACCCATGACAGCGCCACCGTCAAGATGTGGCCCACATATGTACTCAGCACACCAGATGGATCAG AAAATGGCGATTTCTTGGCTTTGGATTTAGGAGGGACAAACTTTAGAGTGCTGTTGGTGAAGATTCGCAGTGGCAAGCGGCGAACAGTAGAGATGCATAACAAAATTTATGCTATTCCTATGGAGGTGATGCAGGGGACTGGAGAGGAG CTGTTTGACCACATTGTCCAGTGCATATCTGACTTCCTGGACTACATGGGTATGAAGAACACTCGCCTGCCTCTGGGTTTCACCTTCTCCTTCCCCTGCAGACAGACCAGCTTGGATGTG GGCATCCTGGTAACCTGGACCAAAGGCTTCAAAGCCACTGACTGTGAAGGGGAGGATGTTGTCGGGCTTCTCAGAGAGGGGATTAAAAGGAGAGAG GAGTTTGACTTGGATGTGGTGGCAGTAGTTAATGACACAGTGGGGACCATGATGACATGTGCATATGAAGAGCCTACCTGTGAGGTCGGCCTGATCGCAG GAACTGGCAGCAACGCCTGTTACATGGAGGAGATGAGGAACATTGAGATGGTGGAGGGGGATGTGGGGAGGATGTGTGTCAACATGGAGTGGGGCGCCTTCGGGGACAATGGGTGCCTGGATGATATCAGGACAGAATATGACAGAGCTGTGGATGACTTTTCACTCAACCCTGGAAAACAGAG GTATGAAAAGATGTGCAGCGGTATGTATCTCGGGGAGATTGTGCGAAACATCCTGATCGACTTGACGAAGCGTGGCTTTCTCTTCAGAGGGCAGATATCAGAGACTCTGAAGACCAGAGGCATTTTCGAAACAAAGTTCCTCTCCCAGATTGAAAG TGACCGGTTGGCACTACTGCAGGTGAGgtccatcctgcagcagctgGGTCTGGACAGCACATGTGATGACAGTATCATCGTCAAGGAGGTGTGTGGTACGGTGTCTCACCGGGCGGCTCAGCTCTGTGGAGCCGGAATGGCTGCCGTTGTCGACAAAATCAGAGAGAACCGTGGGCTGAACCAAATGAACATCACCGTTGGGGTGGACGGAACACTCTACAAGCTGCATCCACA CTTCTCAGGGATCATGCACCAGACAGTGAAAGAGTTGGCCCCTAAGTGCAACGTCAACTTCCTTCTCTCTGAGGACGGGAGCGGCAAGGGTGCAGCCCTCATCACCGCTGTGGGCTGTCGCATGCGTGAGCAGGAGGAGCAGAAGAGCTGA